A window from Erythrolamprus reginae isolate rEryReg1 chromosome 11, rEryReg1.hap1, whole genome shotgun sequence encodes these proteins:
- the ID3 gene encoding DNA-binding protein inhibitor ID-3: MKAISPVRSVRSCYEAAVCCVSEQSLAIARGGSNKSPALEEPMSILYDMNDCYSKLRELVPGIPQGSKVSQVEILQHVIDYIFDLQIVLEEQAKKGQEPSSEASLLSLKAAELASELCSKEERTLCHH; encoded by the exons ATGAAAGCCATCAGCCCGGTGCGGTCGGTCAGGAGCTGCTACGAAGCCGCCGTGTGTTGCGTGTCGGAGCAGAGCCTGGCCATCGCCCGGGGCGGCAGCAACAAGAGCCCGGCTCTGGAAGAGCCCATGAGCATCCTCTACGACATGAACGATTGTTACTCCAAGCTGCGCGAGTTGGTGCCGGGCATTCCGCAAGGCAGCAAAGTCAGCCAGGTGGAGATCTTGCAACACGTCATCGATTACATCTTCGACCTCCAGATCGTGCTGGAGGAGCAGGCGAAGAAAGGGCAGGAGCCCTCGAGCGAGGCTTCGCTGCTCTCTTTGAAA GCAGCTGAACTTGCATCGGAACTCTGCTCAAAGGAGGAACGGACCCTTTGCCACCACTAA